The DNA sequence AGCGCACCGCGCTGTACGTCTACGCGCTCGGATACGAACCGCCCTTCCCGATGGACCCGATGGCGGGCACGCATGTGGGCCCCGCGTGGCTGACGGCCGTGAACCGGGTCAAGGGCCAGCCGTGCTACATCAACGACGTGGCCTGGAACGTACTGGCGTGCAACGACGATTTCATCCGCATGTTCCCGCAGGTTCCGGGGACGACCCCGCAGCTGCCGGAGCGCAATCTGATGCGGTGGATGCTGCTCTGCGAGACGGCACGGGAGTGTCACCTCGTCGACTGGGAGGAGAACTGGGCGATCAAGGTGACGGCCCAGCTGCGCACCGCGTTCGCCGCGCACCCGCACAACAAGGATCTCCAGCAGATCGACGAGGAGGTCAACGACGACCCCGTCGCGGGCCCCATCTACCGCCGGCACGACGTGGCCTACGTCCACCCCGACGGGGACGCGCGCCCGATGCGGCACGCCGGGATAGCCTCACTCGGCGTCGACCGGCAGGACGCCAGCCGCTGCTGCCCCCGGCACGAGCCGTCGGTGCTCGGTTCGGTGACGATGTGCACCGCCCAGCCGCTCAAGTCCCCCGGGTCGCGCTTCTTCTTCCTGGTCTTCGCCCCCACCTCGCCGGGTGAGAATGCATGA is a window from the Streptomyces spectabilis genome containing:
- a CDS encoding helix-turn-helix domain-containing protein; this encodes MNNKEALQQLLQYKRSQISPTDLGSPRRTGRGRRSHGLSQARVAQELFVSERTYALLERGEMAQPSADFLDNVATVLRMEEPERTALYVYALGYEPPFPMDPMAGTHVGPAWLTAVNRVKGQPCYINDVAWNVLACNDDFIRMFPQVPGTTPQLPERNLMRWMLLCETARECHLVDWEENWAIKVTAQLRTAFAAHPHNKDLQQIDEEVNDDPVAGPIYRRHDVAYVHPDGDARPMRHAGIASLGVDRQDASRCCPRHEPSVLGSVTMCTAQPLKSPGSRFFFLVFAPTSPGENA